The window CTCAGCCGGCGCAGGCCGATTTCCGACGGCGCAAATTTCTACGAACCCCCTCGCTTCTCCTTgccgtgacgacgacgacagaaGGAAtacgacggagccggcgagcacacgatgccgcccacgacgacgggctaCGCGCCCGACCTGGACAAGTATCTCAGGTCCCTCAAGGGCCAACCGTTGGAGGCATCTATCGAAACCCTGACCTCGTGcgcctcccctcccctcccctgcCCCCTTGCCGAGTTCCTCCGTCGGTCGGACAAGACAGCATCAAAGGCTAACCGAACGCACCTCATCCACTGCAGGCTCCTGAAGCGGAGACAGATCTGCGGATCCGAGCCttgcgccgtcgccaccgcaCACATCCTCCTCCAGGTCGTCGCCAGATCAAAATGGCATGACGTCGACTCCCTCCTCGAAAAGGTCTCGAGCACGGGTCGCCGACTGGTCGAGGCCCAGCCCCgggagctcgtcgtcgccaacaTCGTCCGACGCGTCCTCTCCCTCAtccgcgacgaggccgccgaggacagAAACGAGCCGTCGAGCGACTGCCAGAGCGAGGAACTCACGAGCCCGACCGACGTCGTCTCCGGCTCCATCCGCCGCTCGCACgactggccgccgtcggcgcgcaCGACCCGCGATTcgacggccgatgcggcGGGCCACACCGGCGTCGTcccggcaccgacgaggccgggaCTGCTGCCTACCTACAGCGCCGTCAGCGTTACCAAGTCCTTGTTCCACCTCCTCTccgcctcgcctccctccgACGGGTTCCCCATGATGGCTCCCGGTTCCCCCTTCCCCAACTCGGGCACGTCAACGCCCACCCACAACAAGGGGGCCGTCCCCTTCAGCCAGGTGCACGCCCTTCGCTCCGAGGTCATTGACGGAATCGAGGAGATCAAGGACGAGATCAGCCAGGTCGACGACCAGatcgccgctctcgccgagGTCCAGATCCACCCGGGAGAccacgtcctcgtccatcagCCCTCACCGACGGTCGAGAGGTTTCTCCTCCGCGCCGCACTCAAGCGCCGATTTACCGTCTTgatcgtcgccgagccgccGCGCAAGCAAGGCGAGCCCGTCCCCGACGGCGCCTTGAGGAAgaagctcctcgccgccggcatccaGGTGACGACAGTCAGGAACTCGATCCCCATGGCCTACATGTCACGCGTCGACAAGGTCATCCTGGGCGCCCGCGCCGTTGTGGCCAACGGTGGTGTCGTGACGGACCATGGTGCCTCCACCATTGCACGAGCGGCCAAGGATCAAGGGaacgccgtcatcgtcctgtCAGGCGTCTACAAGCTGAGCCCAGAGAATCCATTTGACGAGCTGTCTTTGATCGAGTGGGGTGGCTCCTCCACCTTTGTCGGCTTTGACGACGGTTCCATGGTCAACGGGGCCGAGGTTCGCAGCGACGTGACTGAGCTGGTGCCGCCGGAGCTCATTGACACCTACATCACAAACCTGTACGTTCCACCTCTCTCTTGCTCCTttccctccctctctccctcctcccccttTTCTCTCTCCCCTTCAAAGAGGAGATGCCCCCCTTCCTGTTGAATCGAGGCTAACTCGATATTGTCGCAGCGGTACCCATTCGCGGGAGCACCTGTCCAGCTTGATTGAGGACCACTACAACCACGAGGACGCCGCCTTTCATCTTTGCAGCGCGACCCACCCCTGAATCTCTGTCATCGCCACTGCCCCGAGAGCTCCCTGCTCGCTTGGAGACTGTCCCGAAGTAccccgacgtcggcgacgaaccaGGTCGGTAGGGTCAGGGTCAGGTTCGGGATCGGCATCAGTTCCATCCCGAGCCATGAGCAtcgggcgaggcgaggcgaggcgaggctggATGCCAGTAAGACGCTACCAAAGCCACCCATCACTAGACGATTCCGTTTACGTGGCCGCGTCAGCGAGCGGCTGACCGAGTCCTCGTAGCTCCCATTGGAGAGCTTTCCCCTTGGGCGCACACGGCCTTTGGGCGGGAAGTTTTCTGACGTGGCATTGGCCTCCAACCGCATTTCTTCGGCAACCTGCTCGGTACCTGAAGCGAAAGTACCTCGTCCACTCGATGGGTCAGTTCCCTTCGAGGAcggtcgctgccgccgtggaGAAGGCACCTGTTTGTTGGCGTTCCTGGTCTACGACGCCACGCGGCCGAAGGTGATTGCTCGTTGCTGTTGGTCTGCTCCTGTTCGATTCCTGTTCTCGTTCCTTGTTCTTCATTCGGGTGGAAGCATGCCGGCTCATGAGCCGACGGGTTGGAGTGGTGAGCTCATCCATCGTGTAGTCACAGGCACCTATCTGTAGGTAGGAATATGAGATGAACATGGCAGAAAATGCTGCCTCAAGTACCATTGCACCTGTCGCCATGACTTGCTGACTTGTAGATGCCTTGTACCCGGCACGGCAGATGTGTTGCTGACGTGTTGCTGACGTGCTGATACGCTTTCGGCACCTTTGTGCGGCCATCACCGCACACGGCCAACAGGTGGCATCGTAGATGTGCCTCTACTCTCCTGTTCGGCTCCCTCGCTCTCCTGCTGCTCTGCGCTCCTCTTTGCTGCCTGTCAGAAAGCCTGGTTTGCTCGCCCCTTCTCGCCCCAATTGATCATCTGCGTCCACGTTTCATCTCACTCACTTCCTTAATTTTCCTTCTTACAACCCGACACGTCTCCCGGTGACACGGTCGAAAATGTACAGCTGTCGTATCAACGATAACAGCAGTAGACtgcccgccgtcgaggaggaggcaccgccgccgccctaCCTGGCGACAGACCTGCACTCAGCATCAGATGGCGGCCCTTGCACTCAAATCACACACACCATCGTCTCGTCCGGTCTGTCGCAGGATTcttcaccgacgacgacgggcgtgTCCTTCTACACACCGCCCGACACTCCGCAATCCGCTGTGGACCCGCAGCCGCACTCCGGCGCCACCCCGAACCATGATTACGATTGCTGGGCATATTGGCCTGGACCTCCCGTTCCTCCGGCGGCCCCACCAATCGAATCACTAGCACCAGCATGTGCCGTATATGACGATGCGGGCGGCAGTTCGACGTCAGTCGGCATCCCTCAACAGCTAGGCTGCGCGGCGCAGAGCGCGACGGCGCAGGTCGGAGATGCCGCAGCCTTGGGCAGACATGATGCCTTTGTCGATCCAATTCGTTGCTGCGCCGTAGCTCATACTTGTAGTTGCCATGGGCTGGACggccgcggacgaggacgtcaTTTCGACCACATGGCGAACCGCCCACGATCTGGTTCGGTAGACTCGGTCAGCTCAACATCTTCAGACTCTTCAGTGTCTTCCGTCGGATCGTTTCCCGACTACGACGATATCAAGGATCGGCAACTacctctcgtcgtcgcccgcctcCAAGAGTGGATCTCTCGGCCGAAGCAGCAGTGCTCCAAGAGGGAGATGAAGCAGTTCAAGCTGGAACTCGGAAGGGCCAAGCACTCCCCAAAGGGCCGCCATATAGGGCCCAGTATTGATAGGGAGTTGCTCAAAGTACAGGCCAAGATGCTGCTTACCCAGTGGAAGCGTCTTCGGAAGGCACGCAGAAACGTCGAACGGGCTGAGAAGAAAATAAGACGCGCCAGTCGCAAGGCGGAGAGGAGGGAGCGTAAGAGCAGCAGGAAAGAGATGAAGAAAGCCCGTCGGGAGGTCAAAAGAAGCCGGTGCTgtgcgcctcgtcgtctttcGGACACGTTGCCAGATCTCGCATCACCATCACTGCCAGTCGCTCCTGCCGCGCAAGCTCGTGGAAGTTCGAGTGCTCCTGCCGGCTCATTGCATGCACCGCATATCTGCCGCAAAGGTGCTGGGAAGAATATCCGTTGCTATGGTTGCCTGGATTGGGACTCAGACACATTCTACCCAGGTTGCAGCCTCGGTGAATCGTCCGGAGACTCGCAATGTCACGATACCTTCATTGCCTTAGGGACTATGCACGATATCCACGACGGACGGGagacgacggaggcgacTTTCCGCTCCAACGGCGAATCGGTGGCCAAGCATGATAGCGCGGACGAGACCCCCCACATGATAAACATGACCAgtttcgtcgtcgacggcgagatgaGGAGCACGGAGAAGGCACTGGAGGCGCTGACGGAGAACCTCGTGGAgatgggcgtcgacgacaaaggGGTCTGTCCAGGCAAGTGAGCTGGTAGTATGCGGCGACCAGCATCGTGACGGACACTGCGAAATCTTGACCGTCCGTGATGACGGCACCTTGGGAGGACTGCACACATCGAATGGGCAGCATGCGTAGGGTGTGCGGTATCTGTGCAGTATGCCACGGCCTGTTCTGTTCTGTTCTgttctgctctgctctgctctgctctgctctgctctgctctgttctgttctgttctgttctgttctgttctgttctgttctgttctgttctgttctgttctgttctgttctgttctgttctgttctgttctgttctgttctgttctgttctgtgctgtgctgtgctgtgctgtgctgtgctgtgctgcgaAATGACAAGCTCATGTCCCACCGGCCAGCACGCTTCGTCCATCGATATTCTCGTCATATTCTCGTGCATTGTACCTCTCCCACCAGCCAAAACGTTGATGCTTTTTGTCTATCCTTcggcatgcatgcatgcctaCCCGCCCGCCCCAGGCAGCCAGTATGCTGTATCTTGTTCGGATGCTCGGAACCAGATTGCAACCGCAATAGAAGCAACACAATTCTCTCAAAAGAAGACTCCCCACCACCGAGCTACTTGCTCTCGTTCTTCTCCACCAGATCCCCGACACCGAGTCCCCTGCCGACCGCAACCTTGACCTTTTTCCCCACTGCCTTGGCCTGGGTCGCCTTACCGTTCATGGCCGGATCgcggccgacctcgccgacagcTTCcccctcgtccacgtcgtgagaaccgccgccgttggttgcggcctgctcgccggtcttctcgtcggcatcgacgtcgtcggcatcggcaatCTCGTCAATCTGGCTACGGATGCTGTCAAGGTCTAGGCGCATGCAGAAAGcgtcctcgccatcggcgtAGTACTTGGCCTCGGTCTTCTCGATCTTGAAGCGTAGCGTCGTCTCGTACAGGTGCCGGGCTGCCGTGTTGGACACGCGCACGTGCAGCGAGACGTACTTGGCCTGGAACGTTTCCACCATGGCGAGCTCTGGAGTCTACCCGTCAGCAAGGAAGGGGAGTTCTACTTCGGACTCTGATGGCACGGggggccgccgaggatgggtggatggaaggaaggaaaggTGACCgaacggggacggggacggagaGGGAACGTACGGCTCTGACGCATGAGCTTCTCGGCAATGCCCAGTCGCCGGTGCGTCCTCATCACGCTCAAGCTTGTGATATGGCCGTGCGGCACACCATCAGCCGGTTCCTCCTCCATCTTGGCGAGCACGTAGCCGACAATCTTGGGATAGTCGTACGGCCCCCGCCGCGGACGgctcgcgtcgacggccacgaaGCTCAGCTGCGGCCATGACAGCGCATGGTACAGGTAGTACTTGAGGAAGTAGTTCTCCGGAAGGTTCTGCAAGTTTGCATGCTGAATCAGGGGCAGGTCCGCGCTGGTGAGGAGCCGGATGTCCATGACGGCCGCCCGTTGACTGGAATGCGGTGGCCGTTTCTCCTTCGGCGCCCAGAGACGGAAAGCGAGTGATGGGCGAGCCTGTCGGCCgtgtcgacggtgccgcgcTCCTCTGTCGGTCTTCGATCGGTCCTTTGCCCTTTGTCTGTCCGTCGCCAGCCGCGGGGAGGCGAGTCGAGCGTGGTGTCGCGAACGAAAAATGTCGAGGAGAAAAGACGGGAGGAGAGTTAGGCGGGATTGATGAGGATCGGAGTCGACAAGCCATCAACTGGAAATTCTGTCCCCCCTCCACCCTCCTGAGCTATGAGCAAGCCTACGGGGCTTTTGTGGACCCATACGGCCCCGTTGCACGCTGTAATAACTCGTACCAACTTGAACTCGTTGCTTACCACTAATtcgcacagtacagtaatggTAGTCGCTACAGTGTATTGCTCCACGCTAGCAAGTACTAAATAATACTAATTCCGGCGCTCGCTGCCCGTGTCTCCGCCATAGTCTCCCGTCTGCTGTAAGTTGAAGTAAGCGCTCGAAATTAacacctgtactccgtactgatgATAATCCTTTCCAAACGGGTCAAGCTTTCACTGTACGCTGCTCAGCTCATTATTACTCAAGACGAACGTCCGTTCTGAAGAATTATTTGCTCGCCATCAtctccaagtacagtacatgactAGACGTCTCATGTCTCGCTGCCCATGATTCTTGCTCGCCCACCCCCCCCTCAAACAACGCCTTAGTCCGTCGTAATTCGTCCAGCGTCAAGGCGGCACCAACCTTCATCGATTCCGCATCGGCCGCGCTACTGCTTGCCCCGGATGGGCAACTCTTTCGTCACCTCTGCCGCCGTCCCGTCCTTCTGGGTCTGGGCCTTGGCATCCGTACCGGCAGCCCCCTTCTCCGCCGGCTCGTTCGCCGCTGCGGCCGTCTTCTTTTCCAGCgctgccttggccgcctccgctgccttggccgccttcttcgccttcttcttctccttctcctcttgcttcttcttctttgccgcctcctcggcggcgcgcgacTCGGCCGATCCGCCGTAGGCCTCCTTCCATTCCGCCACCTTCTTGTCCTCTATCCGCGTGAACAGATGGGCGGCCTTGCCAATCTTGTGGCCACCCTTGAGCGCCTCCGGTTCCCAGGTGTCCGGTATGAATCCCATGCTCGCGTTGAGCTGCTCGCAgatcgcctcggccgtcgacggcatgtACGGTGAGGCTAGGCAAGCCAGCAGGTGGCAGAGGTTCAGTGCCAGTCCGATGACGGTGTGCGTCcgctccttcttctccacgAGATTCGTGTTGTCCAGACGATGCTGCAGCAGGAGGTTGCCCTCGCTGCTGATTTCCATAAGTTTCTTGACGCCGGCGCGCAGGTGGACGGCTTCCATCAGGTCGACGTATTCTTTCAGCAACGTGTTGACCCGGCCAATCCAGGCGGCAAAGTCAAAGGTCTCGTCCGAGTACGAGGCGGAAAAGACCGGAACGGTGCTGTCGCACTTGGCGTTCACAAACTTGACGATGCGGTTCACAAAGTTGCCAAAGTTGGCCAGCAGCTCGCTGTTGTTGGCGAGCGCAAACGAGTGCCACTCGAACTGGGTATCGCTCGTCTCGGGACGGTTCGAGAGAAGGTAGTATCTCcacaccgacgacgagatgccGATATCCTTGACCTGGTTGCCAAACACGCCGATCCCGCGCGACTTGG of the Drechmeria coniospora strain ARSEF 6962 chromosome 01, whole genome shotgun sequence genome contains:
- a CDS encoding N-acetyltransferase complex ARD1 subunit, which gives rise to MDIRLLTSADLPLIQHANLQNLPENYFLKYYLYHALSWPQLSFVAVDASRPRRGPYDYPKIVGYVLAKMEEEPADGVPHGHITSLSVMRTHRRLGIAEKLMRQSQLAMVETFQAKYVSLHVRVSNTAARHLYETTLRFKIEKTEAKYYADGEDAFCMRLDLDSIRSQIDEIADADDVDADEKTGEQAATNGGGSHDVDEGEAVGEVGRDPAMNGKATQAKAVGKKVKVAVGRGLGVGDLVEKNESK